Proteins from a single region of Haloplanus sp. GDY1:
- a CDS encoding MFS transporter encodes MRSRRRALAVIAVAELLAMSLWFSATAAAPELAAAWGLTPSETAWLTVAVQLGFVAGAFLSSALTLSDTLRPRSLLAGSAFAGAACTATIAGVVDTAAPAIALRFLTGVALAGVYPPGMKIVAGWFRGGRGFAIGVLVGSLTVGSALPHLLRALGGVGRPRVVLYGAAGLAVLGGLLALFVEPGPHQAPAAPFDPGAVGRILRDRPTMLANGGYFGHMWELYAVWTWIPAYLVASMATNGGSGGSSGVASLLAFGTIAIGGAGAVAAGAAADRVGRTTVTSVSMAVSGLSCLAAGLLFGSSLVLLVPFVLVWGFAIVADSAQFSAAVSELAEESYVGTALTLQTAIGFLLTTISIQLVPMVVETVGWRWAFAPLAVGPLLGTLSMLRLRGLPEAAKLAGGRG; translated from the coding sequence ATGCGCTCCCGGCGGCGGGCCCTGGCGGTCATCGCGGTGGCGGAGCTGTTGGCGATGTCGCTGTGGTTCAGCGCGACGGCCGCGGCGCCGGAACTCGCCGCGGCGTGGGGACTGACGCCGAGCGAGACGGCGTGGCTCACCGTCGCCGTCCAGTTGGGGTTCGTCGCCGGCGCCTTCCTCTCCTCCGCGCTCACCCTCTCCGACACCCTCCGTCCTCGCTCCCTCCTCGCCGGGTCGGCGTTCGCCGGGGCGGCCTGTACGGCGACCATCGCCGGCGTCGTCGACACGGCGGCGCCGGCCATCGCCCTTCGATTTCTCACCGGCGTCGCCCTCGCCGGCGTCTACCCGCCGGGCATGAAGATCGTCGCGGGCTGGTTCCGGGGGGGCCGCGGGTTCGCCATCGGCGTCCTCGTCGGCTCCCTGACCGTCGGCTCGGCCCTGCCACACCTCCTCCGGGCACTCGGCGGCGTCGGCCGTCCGCGGGTCGTCCTCTACGGCGCGGCCGGCCTCGCGGTCCTCGGAGGGTTGCTCGCCCTGTTCGTCGAACCGGGGCCCCACCAGGCGCCCGCGGCCCCGTTCGATCCCGGGGCAGTCGGTCGCATCCTCCGCGATCGGCCCACGATGCTCGCCAACGGCGGCTACTTCGGGCACATGTGGGAGCTGTACGCAGTCTGGACGTGGATCCCCGCGTACCTCGTCGCGAGCATGGCCACGAACGGCGGCAGCGGCGGATCGTCGGGAGTGGCTTCGCTGCTGGCCTTCGGAACCATCGCCATCGGCGGCGCGGGCGCGGTGGCCGCGGGGGCGGCAGCCGATCGGGTCGGCCGGACGACCGTCACCAGCGTGAGCATGGCCGTCAGCGGCCTCTCCTGTCTCGCGGCCGGGCTCCTGTTCGGTTCCTCGTTGGTCCTGCTCGTTCCGTTCGTCCTCGTCTGGGGCTTCGCCATCGTCGCCGACTCCGCGCAGTTCTCCGCGGCCGTCTCCGAACTGGCGGAGGAGTCCTACGTGGGCACCGCCCTCACCCTGCAAACCGCCATCGGCTTCCTCCTCACCACGATCTCGATCCAGCTGGTCCCGATGGTGGTCGAGACGGTGGGGTGGCGGTGGGCGTTCGCGCCGCTGGCGGTCGGGCCGCTGCTGGGCACGCTGTCGATGCTCCGGCTCCGGGGGTTGCCGGAAGCCGCGAAACTCGCCGGCGGGCGCGGGTAG
- a CDS encoding glutamate-5-semialdehyde dehydrogenase: MTERATERKVAEARTAALDLAKLSDEERRTALHDVADAIEANHERILDANATDVEEAEELLEAGEYSRALVDRLELSPSKLDDIAEMVRSVAEQDDPLGKTLSARRLDDGLELYKVGVPIGVIGTVFESRPDALVQIAALSLKSGNAVILKGGSEASHSNRVLYELVVEATSDVPDGWAQLIEAREDVDTMLDMDDSIDLLMPRGSSAFVSYIQDNTSIPVLGHTEGVCHVFVDREADRSMAEDVAFDAKVQYPAVCNAVETLLVHESVADDFLPAMVDRYREAGVTLRGDAATREVVDVDPATDEDWETEYGDLELSIKVVDSLADAIDHVNAHGSKHTESIVTEDADRAGDFMRSVDAASVFHNASTRFADGYRFGLGAEVGISTGKIHARGPVGLEGLTTYKYHLEGDGQLVATYAGESAKPFLHEEFEGEWNPGRLSEE; this comes from the coding sequence ATGACTGAACGAGCCACCGAGCGGAAGGTTGCGGAAGCACGGACCGCCGCCCTCGACCTGGCGAAACTGTCCGACGAGGAGCGACGCACCGCGCTCCACGACGTCGCCGACGCCATCGAGGCGAACCACGAGCGGATCCTCGACGCCAACGCGACGGACGTCGAGGAGGCCGAGGAACTCCTCGAAGCCGGGGAGTACAGCCGTGCGCTGGTCGACCGGCTCGAACTCTCGCCGTCGAAACTCGACGACATCGCCGAGATGGTCCGCAGCGTCGCCGAACAGGACGACCCGCTCGGCAAGACGCTCTCGGCCCGGCGTCTCGACGACGGCCTCGAACTCTACAAGGTGGGCGTCCCCATCGGCGTCATCGGCACGGTGTTCGAGTCCCGACCGGACGCGCTGGTCCAGATCGCCGCGCTCAGCCTCAAGTCCGGCAACGCGGTGATCCTGAAGGGCGGGAGCGAGGCCAGCCACTCCAACCGCGTGCTGTACGAACTCGTCGTCGAGGCGACGAGCGACGTGCCCGACGGCTGGGCACAGCTCATCGAGGCCCGCGAGGACGTCGACACGATGCTCGATATGGACGACTCCATCGACCTCCTCATGCCCCGCGGGAGTTCGGCGTTCGTGAGCTACATCCAGGACAACACGAGCATTCCCGTCCTCGGCCACACCGAGGGGGTGTGTCACGTCTTCGTCGACCGCGAGGCGGACCGCTCGATGGCCGAGGACGTCGCCTTCGACGCGAAGGTGCAGTACCCCGCGGTCTGCAACGCCGTCGAGACGCTGCTGGTCCACGAGTCGGTGGCCGACGACTTCCTGCCCGCGATGGTGGACCGCTACCGCGAGGCGGGCGTCACCCTCCGCGGCGACGCCGCGACCCGCGAGGTGGTCGACGTCGACCCCGCCACCGACGAGGACTGGGAGACGGAGTACGGCGACCTCGAACTCTCGATCAAGGTCGTCGACTCGCTGGCCGACGCCATCGATCACGTCAACGCCCACGGCTCGAAGCACACGGAGTCCATCGTGACCGAGGACGCCGACCGCGCCGGCGACTTCATGCGGAGCGTCGACGCAGCGAGCGTCTTCCACAACGCGTCGACGCGGTTCGCCGACGGCTACCGCTTCGGCCTCGGCGCCGAAGTCGGCATCAGCACGGGCAAGATCCACGCCCGTGGCCCCGTCGGCCTCGAAGGCCTCACCACCTACAAGTACCACCTGGAGGGCGACGGCCAACTCGTCGCCACCTACGCCGGCGAGAGCGCGAAGCCCTTCCTCCACGAGGAGTTCGAGGGCGAGTGGAACCCCGGGCGCCTGTCCGAGGAGTAG